The DNA segment AACGGTAAGAAGTATCCAGAGGACCTCGCTGAGCAAGTGCACGCTGCGATGAAGAGACTTGAGGAGGTTACTGGTAAGGGATTCGGTGATCCGAAGAATCCTCTCCTTGTTTCCGTTAGGTCTGGTGCCGCGATATCGATGCCTGGTATGATGGACACGATTCTGAACCTCGGTTTGAACGACGAAACAGTTCGCGGACTTGCAGAACTTACAAACAACGAAAGGTTCGCTTACGACTCCTACAGAAGGTTCCTGCAGATGTTTGGTGACACCGCCCTTGGTATTCCCCACGCTGAGTTCGAAAACGCGCTCTCCGAGATGAAAGAGAAGAAAGGTGTCAAGTTGGACACCGAACTCGACGCGGAAGACCTTAAGAAACTTGTTGAGATTTACAAGGGTATTTACACAAAATACGGTAAGGAATTCCCACAGGATGTTTACAAACAGCTCTGGGAAGCTATCGAAGCGGTCATCCGCTCCTGGATGAGCGAACGCGCAATCAAGTACAGGGAAATTCACGGTATTAAGGAAACCGACATGCTCGGTACTGCTGTAAACATCGTTGCAATGGTCTTTGGAAACATGGGTGACGACAGCGGTACGGGTGTCTGCTTCACCAGGGATCCGAACACGGGTGAAAAGGTTTACTACGGTGAGTTCCTCCCGAACGCGCAGGGTGAGGATGTCGTTGCCGGTATCAGAACACCGTACCCACTTGAGAAGATGAAGGAAATGATTCCTCAAGCCTACGAAGAGCTCGTCCAGATTATGGATAGACTCGAAAGGTACTTCAAGGACATGCAGGACATCGAATTCACGGTCGAGAAGGGTAAGCTCTACATCCTCCAGACCAGGAGTGCAAAGAGAACGAGCCAGGCAGCGATTAAGATAGCCGTTGATATGGTCCACGAAGGTCTCATTGACAAGAAGACCGCAGTTATGAGGGTACAGCCCAGCGATATTGAAAGGGTTCTCCACCCGAAATTCGATGAAAATGAAAGGAAGAACGCAAAGCTCATTGCAAAAGGTCTGCCCGCATCTCCAGGTGCAGCCACCGGTCAGATCTACTTTGACGCGCACAAAGCTGAAGAAATGGCAAAAGCCGGTCAGAAGGTGCTCCTCGTCAGGCCCGAAACAAGCCCAGAAGACGTCGGTGGTATGAACGCAGCCGAAGGTATACTCACAGCGCGCGGTGGTATGACATCACACGCAGCAGTTGTTGCACGTGGTTTGGGTAAGCCGGCTGTTGTTGGTGCTGAGAGCATCTTCATCAGCGAAGAGGAAGGATACCTGAAGGTTGGAGATGTCATCGTCAGAGAAGGTGAATGGCTGTCCATCGACGGAACGACTGGTGAAGTCTTCCTTGGTAAGATCACAACAGTCAAACCTCGCGGTCTTGAAGGACCGGTTGCTGAATTACTCAGCTGGGCTGACGAATTCAGGAAACTCGGTGTTAGGGCGAACGCAGACGTTCCAAGGGATGCCAAGGTAGCAAGGGAATTCGGTGCGGAAGGTATCGGTCTGTGCCGAACCGAGCACATGTTCTTTGAAAAAGATAGGATTCCGAAGGTTAGAAGGATGATCGTTGCCAGGACCAAAGAAGAACGCGAAGCGGCACTTGCTGAACTGTTGCCACTTCAGAAAGAAGACTTCAAAGGCTTGTTCAGGGAAATGAAGGGTTACCCGGTCACGATCAGGTTGATCGACCCACCACTCCACGAGTTCTTGCCAACCGAAGAAGAGCAGATGAAGGAAGTTGCCGAACAACTTGGAATTACCATCGATGAACTCAAGAAAGTTGTGCAGCAACTTCACGAACTTAACCCGATGCTTGGTCACAGGGGCGTCAGGCTCATAATCACGTACCCGGAAATTGCCATAATGCAGACAAAGGCAATAATTCTCGCAGCTATCGAACTCAAGAAGGAAGAAGGTATCGACGTTATTCCAGAAATCATGATACCGCTTGTGGGTCATATCAACGAATTGAAGTACATTAAGAAAGTCGTCACTGAAACGGCGGACGCACTTATTAAAGAACACGGTGTCGACCTGAAGTACCTTGTCGGTACGATGATCGAAGTTCCAAGAGCTGCAGTTACAGCCGACCAAATCGCTCAGGAAGCCGACTTCTTCAGCTTCGGTACGAACGACCTTACACAGATGACGTTCGGATTCAGCCGCGACGATGTTGGAAAGTTCTTGCCCGAGTATCTTGAAAAAGGTATCCTCGAGCACGATCCGTTCAAACACATCGACGAGGAAGGCGTTGGCCAACTCGTCAAGATGGCAACCGAGAAAGGTAAGGAAGTCAAGCCGACACTCAAGTGCGGTGTCTGTGGTGAACACGGTGGAGATCCAAAATCCATCATGTTCTTTGCTACGACAAAGCTCGATTACGTCAGTGCTTCACCTTACAGAATCCCGGTTGCAAGACTGGCAGCCGCACAGGCAAGCATCAAGTACAGAAGCTAATATTTCACAGCGAATCTGGGGCGCTTTTTCGCGCCCCATTTTATTCTTTTAGTTTCGTTCCTTGAGGAGGCGTTACCGGATGACCTCACTCCTGCTCAGTGTAATAGCCTCAGCTTCGGCATTTTACATATCGGGAAACCCAATTTATTTTTCCCTCATCGCCGTAGGAATCTACTATCTTTTCCGAAAAAGTTCAAAATCAGCAACGATGACTTACCTGAATTTCATTCTTATATCGGCGGTGGGAATACTTGGTAAGACTAAAGGCTTTCACGAAGGTATCGTCCCAGGACTTATGTACCTATCCCTTGGTACCGCTGCAGGGGTAGTTTATGATTTAATCAAGAGATGGTACGGTCTTATTCCCATGCTTGCGTTAACCGGCATAGGAATAGGATACGTCGCAACAGAAAAATTCGGTCAGCTTGGTTTTGCATTCGGATTGCTCGTGGTTCCTGTTCTGCTCCGGGAGCTTTATCTTCAACGTAAATCGGAGGGTGTGGAAAAATGAGAGTTTTAATCCTTGCCGCAGGACTTGGTAAACGCATGAAATCCAAGTACCCAAAGGTGGTTCACAAAATCTTGGGAAAACCCATGATAAATTGGGTTATAGACCTTGCGAAATATTTTGGACAGGTTGGCGTTGTGCTCGGGCACAAGGCGGATATCGTTAAAGCGTACGTACCATCCGATGTGCAGATCTTCATCCAGGAGCCTCAGCTGGGAACCGGACACGCCGTGATGTGCGCAAGGGGGTTCATCGATCCAAAGGATGATGTATTGATACTCTACGGAGACGTTCCGTTGTTGAGCGTGGAGACCGTCGGCAGACTCGTCGAAATGCACAAGTCTTCCGGAAACGAAGTCACAGTTCTCACATTCGTTGCGGAAGATCCGACAGGTTACGGTCGCATCCTGAGGAAAGGAGAAAAGATACGGATTGTTGAGGATAAGGATGCAAGCGAGGAAATTAGGAAAATAAACGAGGTGAACAGTGGTATTTACGTGTTTTCTGGAAGTTTCCTGATAGAAAATCTTGATAAACTTAAAAATGATAACGCGCAGGGGGAATATTACCTCACGGATCTTGTTGGACTAGCTTCGAAGACCTCCACCGTAAAGCTCGATGATCCGACCGAAGTACTCGGTGTCAACGACCGCGCTCAACTTGCGTATCTGGAGTCTATCGCACGCCAGAAGATATTGAAAAATCTCATGCTCTCGGGAGTAACGATTGTTGACCCAACTTCGACGTTTATCGGTCCGGATGTGAAGATTGGAATCGATACGGTAATTCATCCCTTTACTATCATCGAAGGCAAGACAACAATAGGAGAAGATTGCGAAATAGGCCCGTTCACGCACATAGTTGACTGTACGATAGGAAACAATGTTAAGATTATCAGATCCGAGGCTGAAAAATCCATCATCCACGATAACGTATCTGTTGGCCCGTTCGCCAGGTTGAGGGAAGGAACGGTATTGCACGAAAATGTGAAGATTGGAAACTTCGTAGAAACCAAGAAATCCGTGATTGGTAAGAACTCCAAAGCCCAGCACCTGACTTATCTTGGTGATGCTACGGTTGGTGAGGATGTGAATGTGGGTGCTGGAACGATTACGTGTAATTACGATGGTTATAGAAAACATCCAACTTACATCGGTGATGGTGCGTTCATAGGTAGTAATTGTTCGCTTGTTGCCCCCGTTAAAATCGGCAAAGGTGCGATAACAGGTGCCGGGTCGGTTATAACCGAGGATGTACCCGATGATAGCCTTGCAATTGCGCGCGCAAGACAGGTAGTAAAGGAAGGGTGGGCAAAAAGGAAAAGGGAGGAAATGAAAAATGCAGATCACAAGGAATGAAATGAAGATCTTCACTGGTAATGCAAACAAGATCTTGGCAGAAAGGGTTGCAAGTTACATAGGAATGAGACTCGGTGAAATCACCGTTGGACGTTTCGCCGACGGTGAGATAAACGTGAGAATCGAGGAGACCGTCAGGGGTCACGACGTGTTCGTCATCCAGCCCACATGCCCTCCCGTCAACGAAAACCTGATGGAGTTGCTTATCATGATCGACGCGTTCAAACGTGCTTCCGCTAACAGCATAGCCGTGGTGATACCTTATTATGGCTACGCACGGCAGGATAGGAAGGCTAAAGGACGCGACCCGATAACGGCAAAACTTGTGGCCAACCTCCTCACGGTTGCCGGTGCAACGAGGATAATGACCGTGGATCTCCACGCCGAACAGGTTCAGGGATTTTTCGACATTCCCGTTGATAATCTGTGGAGCTTCCCAGTGTTCCTTGAAGTACTTAGAAGGGATGGCCTTCTGAACGAAGAAGCGGTCATCGTATCACCGGATGTCGGTGGAGTCAAAAGGGCCCGTCAAATCGCTGAGAGGGTAGGACTGCCACTGGCCATACTTGACAAAAGAAGACCGAAGGACAACGTTGCCGAGGTTTTGAACATAATCGGTGATGTGCGCGACAAGACGGCAATAATTGTCGATGACATCGTCGATACCGCACGGTCTCTTGTGGAAGGCGCGAACGCGATAAAGAACGCCGGTGCTAAGAGGGTTGTAGCGTGTATAACGCATCCGGTGTTATCTTCCGGTGCTGTAGAACGAATCCAGAATTCGGCTATTGAAAAGATCTACATTAGTGATACAATATATCATCAGGATCTACCTGAAAAGTTCCGCGTCGTTTCGGTTGCTCCCTTACTGGGCGAGGCTATTATCCGAGTGAGAAAGAACCTATCGGTAAGTATACTCTTTAAATAATAAAACAAAAATAGAGCCCAAAAAATAGATCGAAGGAGGTCTTGGACATGGAACACGTAGTAACCGCGCAGCTTAGAACTGTCGTCGGTAAAAAACGTGCCGTTCGAAGGCTCAGGAGCCAAGGTATTATCCCAGCGGTGGCGTACGGTCCCGGTGTTGAAAAGCCACTTAACATTGGACTGAAGAAGAACGAGTTCTTGAAGATTTTCAAGCACGTTTCCGAATCTACACCGTTGACTCTGGTTGTTACCGACGATTCCGGAAAGGAACTTTTCAAACACCTCGCGTTCATAAAGATGGTTCAGTACGACAAGGTTACCGACGAGGTAAAACACGTGGACTTTTACATTCCGGAAGCTCACCATAAGATGAGGATCAACGTTCCGATCCACGTCGTTGGTAAGGCTGCAGGTGTCGAAAAAGGTGGTATTCTCGAGGTTGTACACCACGAAGTCGTTGTTGAGGCTCTCCCTGATAAGGTACCCGAAGTGATCGAGATTGATGTGACAAACCTCGGACTTGGTGAAACGATAAGGGTTAAAGATGTAAAATTGCCGGAAGGTGTCAAGATCGACCTGGATCCCGAGGATGTTCTGGTTACAGTCATCGTTCCAAGGGGTCTTGAAGTCGAAGAAACGGCTCCAGCTGCAGAAACGACAGAGCCTGAGGTACTCAAGAAAGGTAAGAAAGAGGAGGAAGAAGAAGAAGAATAATCGCTTTGCTCCGCGTAACATTGTTAAGCGAGTCAATGTGCTTGAACCAATAAAATCGCAATCCCCCAGTTCTCTGGGGGATTGTTTTAACTTCAACCCAATGTGATAGTAGTGACAGGAGGCAAGAAAAGCATGATTGTCGTCGGACTTGGAAATCCAGGAGAGAAATACAAAAACACACGGCACAATGTCGGTTTTATGTTCCTGGATAGGCTTTCGAGTTCCTGGAGAAGCGGTCCAAACTACCAATATGCTTACAAAAAACTTGCCGGAACTGACCTGATGCTCGTAAAACCTATGACCTACATGAACCTCTGTGGTGAAGTCTTCAAATTCCTACCGCACGATGATATAATAGTGGTGTACGATGATCTGGACCTACCCCTCGGAAGATTGAGGATTAGAAAAGATGGAAGCGCCGGAGGTCACAACGGTATAAAGTCAATAATCTCGGTTATTGGGCAGAACTTTCCAAGAATCAGGGTGGGGATTGGACCAAAGCCAAAAGATGTGGATGCTGCAGATTACGTGCTTTCGGATTTTACACCGGAGGAATTCAAAGTGTTAGACAGAGTTCTTCAAGTCGCAGTGGATGCACTCGAATGTATACTCACCCAGGGAATCGATAAAGCAATGAGTTTGTACAACTCCGTCGATCTTACAAACGAGGTGGAAAGATGAAGTGTATCAGATGCGGAAAACCAGCAAAAATCAAGCGAAAGATCTTCATGGACGGCTACGCAAAAGAAATCGGATACTGCGCCGAGTGCGTTCGTGACGTGCTGAAGTACGAGTCGGCAAAGTACACACGTGCTGGCTTACACGTACTCACGACTCACATGGAACTGGTGCAGGAATCGAGGTTCAACGAGCGAAAGTTCGTCCAATCGATCGACGACGTGTACTCCGAGCAACCGTTGCTCGTCCAGCTCACACTCTTTAACGAAGGAAAAAAGGTGCCCGAGAAAGTTCAAGAAAATACGATGGAAGAGATTCGCGAAAGAAAGATATTCTTACTGAACCATCGTTTGCAAAACGCGATCAAACTGGAAAAATATAGAACAGCATCAAAACTGAAAGCTGAGCTTGAAAAACTCAAAAAATCGAGTAAGAAAAACTAAACACGCATCAAAAGATATAAAGTAGTGCGGAGACTATCATCATTCCAATCAACGTAGTTTTTATTATCCTCACGCTCAGCACCGAATTTAACTTTGCCCCCAGCGCTCCTCCTACGAACGAACCTACCCCAAGGACCATGCCCGGCACCATCTCGACTTTCTTTCCAACTGTGAAAAGTAACAGGGCTACAACGGTGAACGCGAGTGTCAAGAATATCTTCATCGCGTTCGCCATCTTCAGTTCCATACCCTCGAGTTTTGTCAACGCCGCCACTAAAAAGAAGCCAACTCCCGCTTGGATATAACCCCCGTAGATGCCGATGAGAAAGAATACGATGTATCTGAGTAGCAAGGTCACGTTTCGATCTTGCGTTCGTTGCTTCGGTTTCTCGGGTAACGTCATGTACACCGCCATAAAAAGAAAAATCACTCCGAGGCTCGTCTGAAGCCATCTTTCCGGTATCTTTATCGCTATGCTCGTACCGAGGATCGCACCAACGACGGTGGGAATCAACAACTTAGCCGCCAGCTGGAAATCGAGCATACGATTCTTCGCGAAACTGGCTGTTGCACTAACATTTTGAAGGAGAATCGCTATCCTGTTCGTTCCGTTCGCAACGCTGGGAGATAGTCCGAAAAGACTCAGAATTGGAAGTGTGACGAACGATCCACCACCGGCAAGCACATTAACAACACCTGAGAACAGTCCCCCCAAGAAGAGTAGCACGTATTTTCCAATAAGATCGAATTCCATCGTTCCTTCACCCTTTCGCTTTTCAAAACTTCTCCAAGAACACCTTGAGCAATTTAATCAAGTTCACGAGATCATCGACATGAATCATTTCCACCTGAGAGTGGAGATAGACAACGGGCACACTCAGAGCAACCATAGGCACTCCAACATCGACAAACACACTTGCATCGTTGCCGCCACCCGTTATCCCAACTTGTAAGGGAATACCGTTCTCCTCAGCCAGTTTAGTGATGAACTTCACTATTTTCGGATCAGAAACCGATGTGTTATCCACCGCCCTGATAACGGGACCGTATCCCGGTTTGATGTGCTTGTTCTGTTTGCTACAACAAGCAAACGAGTCAATTGCAACAGCTAACGCTGGCCTCAGCTTTGATGCCAAGGCCTTTGCTCCTTTCAGTCCTATCTCTTCCTGTACTGTCCATGCGAATACGGTGTCCCTTCTCGGAACTACGCTGTTTGCCACCTGTACAAGCGTGTAGCAGCCGAACCTATCGTCCAAAGCGCGAACCGAAACGTACTTCTTGTTCAACACGGTGGGGAACTTCTTAAAGACGATAGGGTCAAGGATCTTGATGCCAAGAACTTCAACCTCAGCCTTCGAGCACGCACCTACATCAACTACCTTTTCAAACATCTCACCATCAGCCTTGAGATGAGGCGGAACTGCCCCGAATAAGCCATCAACCAAATCGCCGTTTTCGAGCACCACTTGGACGTAACTCCCTGGAAGCGTCTCTTCGATAATCCCTCCAACATTTTTCACTACGAGTTTGCCATCCTCTCGAATGTTACTAACGTAAAATCCAATCTCATCCATGTGGGCCATCACGAGAACTTCACCATCGGCAGTCTTAGATTCCCGACCTGGCAATCTAAGTATCAAGTTTCCCACAGCATCAACCACAGCTTGTTCGCGAGAAAAGAGCATGCTCTCAATGCGCTCCCTAACCTTTTCCTCGCGACCGGAAACACCGGGAACTAAACAGAGTGATATCAATTCCTCAATAACCATCACACTCACCACCCCCCTCCTAAGAACTCAAAAGCGTCTGCTCGTATTATACCACAACCTGTTTCGTTTGGCGAACTGTTTCCTTCCCCAACTTTTTTGTGTATTGACACAAAATTTTTGTCATGGTACAATAAATTTGTGGACCAGCAAGAGGAGGCGAGGTGAATGGGCATGAGCGAAAATCTTTACGAGCACGAGGCCAGGAATCTTTTCCTCGTACTAAGTGGTCGGTTTGAATCAATCGTTGGAGCGACAGCTTTGATGACAGCTCTTCCACTTTACGTTCTCGACTTAACGAAATCGGGAACGATAATGGGACTGGTAACGATGCTCGAGCTTGTTCCACGGTTGTTCATCCTTCCGTTCGGTGGGGTGATAGGTGACCGGGTGAACAGGAAATGGTGGATGGTTGCAATGGATGAGTTGCACGGAATATTGATTCTTTCAGTCTGGCTGCTGTCACTGAAGTTCAAGATTAATCTGCCGATTCTTATATCCTTCATCGTGGCATCGTCGGTAATCGACGGTCTGTTCAGCGGTCCAACGGCAGCAATGTTCGGTGATGTTGTCAAAAGAGAACACATGAAACTTGCAACCTCGTTGAACGCAGTGAGTAGGAATTTCGCGAACATAATAGGTCCCATCTTGGGTGGCTTTTTGTACGGTAAGTACGGTTTTTCGAACGTCTTACTCATTACCGGACTTCTTTATGTTTTTTCGGGGATAACCGAAATGTTCATACTTTACCGCTTTGAACCAAAGTATCGAAAACTCAACTTTTTCGCCGAGATAGGTGAGGGGATCAAATTCGTTTGGTCGCACAGAGGGTTGAAGTTCCTATTCCTTTTTGCAGTTGTTTTAAATTTCCTGGCAAGCCCCCTATTCATGGTGGTCTTCCCCTACCTCGCAAGGGTAACTTTCAAGTTCTCCGCACCGCAGTACGGTAGCTTGCAAGTATTTGCAACGGTTGGTGCGATGCTCGGGAATTTCGCCATCATCTTCCTGCTGAGAAGAGCCAGTTCGAAAACCCTTATTGTCTCTGGTCTGATATTCCAAAGCCTTTTCGCGATAGCCTTTTCAATAGTGATACTGCCGTTCTTCGGTATCGGTGCTGGAACTGTATTCTGGATATTCGCACTCGCGTTCCTTGTAATCAGCTTTTTCAACGTACTTGTGAACATACCAATAAATGCAAATCTTCAGATCATGATACCATCCCAACTTCGCTCCCGTGTCTTCTCGGTCCTGGAATTTTTAGCCACTTGCATGATGCCCGTTTCGTCGATGCTTTATGGTTACATACTCGACAAGGTGAATCCACTCTGGTTTTTCTTATCTATCAATCTGTTAACTGCTTTCGTAGTCATGGTGTTTATAATCAAAGCACCTCAGGAAGCTTACGAACCAGGTACCACGTATCAGATAGAGGTGTGATATAATAAATCGTAGAACTTTAAAACTTTAAAGTACCATAAAGTTGGTGGTTGGATGCTTGATAGTTATCCAGACTTACTTCGTGGCTTAATTTTAAGCGTTTTGGCTGGGATGTCCACGATGCTGGGAATCATCCCGGTTTTGCTTGTGCATAAAAAACTCGGTGAAAAGGTTATCGATGCTCTACTTGGTATGGCAGCCGGTATCATGTTGGCTGCCAGTGCGTTCAGTTTAACGATGCCAGCGCTCGAGATAGGTGGGCCTTTGAAATTCATCGCCGGATTTCTACTCGGTGCCGTCGTGGTGGACCTGTTTGACAAATTCTCACCACATGAACACTTCTTGAAAGGCCACGAAGGCTTGCAACTGAGAAGACTGAGCAAGATGTGGTTATTCGTTATCGCAATCACAATCCACAACTTTCCGGAAGGTATGGCCGTGGGGATAAGTGCGTTCACAAAGGAGGCTTACAATATAGCGCTGGCTATCGGTATGCAAAACGTTCCGGAGGGAGCAGCAACCTTCATCGCACTTGTGGATGCTGGATACTCGTACAAATTGGCTGGGCTAATAACCCTATTGACCGGGGCGGTTGAGGTACTGGGTGGATTTTTCGGCGCTTCGATGATTTACATAAGTAAGGCACTCCTACCGTACATGCTCGCACTCGCAGCCGGTGCGATGGTCTTCGTCGTGAGCGATGAGGTTATTCCCGAAACTCATTTACGTGGAAATGAGCGGTTATCAACCTACTCGCTCCTATTCGGCTTCTTAGTCATGTCCATCCTTGACGTAATCCTTGGTTGAGTCCTCAGAATAACTGACATCAGCAAGACGGGACTGTCCGCAATCCGCTTCATCTATAAAAGCGTAAAGCACCCTGTTCTTTCCAGATTTTTTCGCCAGGTACAACAGGTCATCGGCCGCTTTTAAGACCTCCGTTGGAGAGGAGTACGTTGAACTGCTCACAACTCCACCTGATATCGTACACCCAACCTCGCCAAATCGCGTATTCCTAACTGTTTCGAGAATTCGTTTCATTGTCTCCATGACGATATCCTTGTTCGTTCTGGTGAAGACTATCGTGAACTCCTCACCACCGTACCTACCGGCAACCGCACCCTGCGGTAGATTTTCCCTGATGATCTTGCCAACACCTTTTAGAATCTCGTCACCAACCAAATGACCGTAGGTGTCGTTTATCTTTTTAAAATTATCGATGTCCATCATAGCCACGTAGTAGCTCGTTTCCTGAACTTTTGACGTACTGTGAACTTCGTCGAGGAAACGCAATATTTCTTTCTTGTTTAGGAGTCCGGTGAGATTATCGACACTTGAAGCAACCTTCAGTTCTCTTATCATATTCATCGTGTTGAACAGTAAAGATAGACTCTCGCTGGAATCGTTCAGGACCGAGTAAAGTCCCCTGACATCAGTGGCCCCGTAAAATGCAATCGCACCGATTTCGTTCCCTTCGTAACTTACAACAAAAACGTCAGGTTCGTCATCGATTATTTCCGCACCGTAAGTACCATGGTACGTCCAAGTTGAAGGTTCAAGCGGCTTTTCAAACTTTGCCAAAATCTTCTGTTTCAAAATTTGCTTCTGAAACGGAAAACCGAAGTTGTATATCCTACCCTCGACAGTTGAAATCAGCAAGAACACGACCGCCTTCAAACGTGAGAACAAGGATATGAACTCTTTCAACTGACCCACGACGTAACTCTCGTCTCTTGCATACTGAACGAGTGAAAGTATCCTTTTGTTCAGCACTTCAATCCTCATCTTCTGTTCAAGGACATCGTAAACACTCCTGATGTAGCCACTCTTCTCCGGATAGACCTTGTAAGTCCGGGAGAGAAAATCTTCCAGCTCCCGCTCGAGCTGATCCTTGGGTAGGAGTTTGGAAATAAATTTTGTTGCACCGCTGTTGAAGGCCCAAAATTCGTTAATTACATCATCCGATCCCGTTAGAACAGCTATACCGACCTCCGCAAACGCGGGTAGCGAACGCAAATACAGACAGAGTTGTAATCCGGAGAGTCCTGGCATATTGTAGTCCGTTACAATGGCTTCGGGAAAGACCTTCAACGCTTGCTCGATACCGTTCAACGCATCTTCAGCAACATAAACCTTGCATCCGAACTTTGTAAGAATACTCTCAAGAACCATTCTCCAAAACTTACTGTCGTCAACAATGAGTACTTTCAATTTCTCATCCTTCCATCCCTCTTCCAGCAAGATGCCATGTCTATAGTTAAATTATACCAGATGTGGGTTTGATTTCATACAACGTTCTTCTCACGTTCGATCACCCTCCCACTAAACCGTTCGACGTCTAAATAAGAGATATCCGTGTGCAGCGTCTTTCCGAACAGGATCAACTCCGCCAACGCCTCGGCCACAGCCGGTGCAACCATAAAGCCATGACCGGAGTATCCAACGGCGTAGTAATAGCCTTTTACTTTTTTACTCTGCCCAATTATCGGTTGGGCATCCGGTGACATGTTGTACATACCGCTCCAATGTCTTATAACTCTTAAATTCTTCAAGAACGGAAATACCTTCACCATCTTCTCAACAAGCTCTTTTTCGAACTTGAAAGTGACGTTATAGTTTATGCCGGGTTTTTCATCCTTATCCCCCTGTCCCATGATGAACTGTCCGTGCATCGTCTGTCGCATGTAAAAGTTCCCCGAAAAGCTGATCGCCATCATGGGGAAGAAATTCTCCAAGGGCTCGGTTACCAATATCTGGTGTCGATAGCTCTCGGTCGGAAGGTCCACCCCCGCCATCATCCCCACCTCGCGAGACCACGGACCAGTCGCGTTCACAACAACATTGCACTTAACGTATCCCCTGGAAGTTTCCACTCCGACAACCGAACCGTTCTGAACATCAACACCTAACACCTCGGTGTGCGTGTAGATATCAACTCCCATTCTCTGCGCCGCGAGCGCATAACCGATAACCGCTTTATGCGGGTTTGCATGGCCATCGGTTTGGCAAAAAGTGGCCAGCACAAGTCCTTCTGTATTCACGTACGGAAAGCGTTCCTTTACTTGCCTTGGGGAGAGTATCTCAACCTCAAGTCCTTCTTCACGTTGCATCTTAACGTTCTGTTCGAACTGTTGCGCTTCGAATTCGTCGTAAGAGAGGATTAGGTAACCCCCTTGGTAGTACTCTATGTCCATTCCAACATCTTCTTTATACCTTTCAAACAGCTTGACACTTCTCATTGCCAACCTCACGTTA comes from the Fervidobacterium thailandense genome and includes:
- a CDS encoding sulfite exporter TauE/SafE family protein codes for the protein MEFDLIGKYVLLFLGGLFSGVVNVLAGGGSFVTLPILSLFGLSPSVANGTNRIAILLQNVSATASFAKNRMLDFQLAAKLLIPTVVGAILGTSIAIKIPERWLQTSLGVIFLFMAVYMTLPEKPKQRTQDRNVTLLLRYIVFFLIGIYGGYIQAGVGFFLVAALTKLEGMELKMANAMKIFLTLAFTVVALLLFTVGKKVEMVPGMVLGVGSFVGGALGAKLNSVLSVRIIKTTLIGMMIVSALLYIF
- a CDS encoding M42 family metallopeptidase, encoding MVIEELISLCLVPGVSGREEKVRERIESMLFSREQAVVDAVGNLILRLPGRESKTADGEVLVMAHMDEIGFYVSNIREDGKLVVKNVGGIIEETLPGSYVQVVLENGDLVDGLFGAVPPHLKADGEMFEKVVDVGACSKAEVEVLGIKILDPIVFKKFPTVLNKKYVSVRALDDRFGCYTLVQVANSVVPRRDTVFAWTVQEEIGLKGAKALASKLRPALAVAIDSFACCSKQNKHIKPGYGPVIRAVDNTSVSDPKIVKFITKLAEENGIPLQVGITGGGNDASVFVDVGVPMVALSVPVVYLHSQVEMIHVDDLVNLIKLLKVFLEKF
- a CDS encoding MFS transporter, giving the protein MGMSENLYEHEARNLFLVLSGRFESIVGATALMTALPLYVLDLTKSGTIMGLVTMLELVPRLFILPFGGVIGDRVNRKWWMVAMDELHGILILSVWLLSLKFKINLPILISFIVASSVIDGLFSGPTAAMFGDVVKREHMKLATSLNAVSRNFANIIGPILGGFLYGKYGFSNVLLITGLLYVFSGITEMFILYRFEPKYRKLNFFAEIGEGIKFVWSHRGLKFLFLFAVVLNFLASPLFMVVFPYLARVTFKFSAPQYGSLQVFATVGAMLGNFAIIFLLRRASSKTLIVSGLIFQSLFAIAFSIVILPFFGIGAGTVFWIFALAFLVISFFNVLVNIPINANLQIMIPSQLRSRVFSVLEFLATCMMPVSSMLYGYILDKVNPLWFFLSINLLTAFVVMVFIIKAPQEAYEPGTTYQIEV
- a CDS encoding ZIP family metal transporter, whose protein sequence is MLDSYPDLLRGLILSVLAGMSTMLGIIPVLLVHKKLGEKVIDALLGMAAGIMLAASAFSLTMPALEIGGPLKFIAGFLLGAVVVDLFDKFSPHEHFLKGHEGLQLRRLSKMWLFVIAITIHNFPEGMAVGISAFTKEAYNIALAIGMQNVPEGAATFIALVDAGYSYKLAGLITLLTGAVEVLGGFFGASMIYISKALLPYMLALAAGAMVFVVSDEVIPETHLRGNERLSTYSLLFGFLVMSILDVILG
- a CDS encoding GGDEF domain-containing response regulator, producing the protein MKVLIVDDSKFWRMVLESILTKFGCKVYVAEDALNGIEQALKVFPEAIVTDYNMPGLSGLQLCLYLRSLPAFAEVGIAVLTGSDDVINEFWAFNSGATKFISKLLPKDQLERELEDFLSRTYKVYPEKSGYIRSVYDVLEQKMRIEVLNKRILSLVQYARDESYVVGQLKEFISLFSRLKAVVFLLISTVEGRIYNFGFPFQKQILKQKILAKFEKPLEPSTWTYHGTYGAEIIDDEPDVFVVSYEGNEIGAIAFYGATDVRGLYSVLNDSSESLSLLFNTMNMIRELKVASSVDNLTGLLNKKEILRFLDEVHSTSKVQETSYYVAMMDIDNFKKINDTYGHLVGDEILKGVGKIIRENLPQGAVAGRYGGEEFTIVFTRTNKDIVMETMKRILETVRNTRFGEVGCTISGGVVSSSTYSSPTEVLKAADDLLYLAKKSGKNRVLYAFIDEADCGQSRLADVSYSEDSTKDYVKDGHD
- a CDS encoding NAD(P)/FAD-dependent oxidoreductase, whose product is MRGEIKRNHYNVCIIGGGITGTALAYFLAKLGENSVAIFEKSYLSSGSTGRCAGGIRQQWSTRSNVRLAMRSVKLFERYKEDVGMDIEYYQGGYLILSYDEFEAQQFEQNVKMQREEGLEVEILSPRQVKERFPYVNTEGLVLATFCQTDGHANPHKAVIGYALAAQRMGVDIYTHTEVLGVDVQNGSVVGVETSRGYVKCNVVVNATGPWSREVGMMAGVDLPTESYRHQILVTEPLENFFPMMAISFSGNFYMRQTMHGQFIMGQGDKDEKPGINYNVTFKFEKELVEKMVKVFPFLKNLRVIRHWSGMYNMSPDAQPIIGQSKKVKGYYYAVGYSGHGFMVAPAVAEALAELILFGKTLHTDISYLDVERFSGRVIEREKNVV